One window of the Halobacteriovorax sp. JY17 genome contains the following:
- the rfbA gene encoding glucose-1-phosphate thymidylyltransferase RfbA has translation MKGIILAGGSGTRLHPATLSISKQIIPVYDKPMIYYPLSVLMLSGIQDILIISTPRDLPNFKNLLGDGSNIGLNLSYAEQSSPDGLAQAFIIGEDFIGNDEVCLILGDNIYYGHGLTTKLENASTLTKGAKIFGYYVNDPERYGVAEFNKERKVISIEEKPLEPKSNYAVTGLYFYDNDVIEIAKNVKPSKRGELEITSVNQAYLERGDLEMELLGRGIAWLDTGTHSSLLEASNFIQTIEKRQGLKIACLEEIAFKKGWITAEAVESMAQQLSKSDYGQHLLRVLKESK, from the coding sequence GTGAAAGGAATCATTCTAGCAGGAGGCTCTGGCACTCGTCTCCATCCAGCAACACTATCTATTTCAAAGCAGATAATTCCCGTATATGACAAACCGATGATCTACTATCCACTTTCAGTTTTAATGCTTTCTGGAATTCAAGATATTTTAATCATCTCGACACCGAGAGATCTTCCAAACTTTAAAAATCTCTTAGGAGATGGATCTAATATAGGACTTAATTTATCCTACGCCGAGCAATCCTCCCCTGATGGATTAGCACAGGCTTTTATCATTGGAGAAGACTTTATTGGAAATGATGAAGTTTGCTTAATCCTTGGTGACAATATTTACTATGGCCATGGATTAACGACAAAACTTGAAAATGCTTCTACGTTAACTAAGGGAGCTAAAATATTTGGTTACTATGTAAATGATCCAGAGAGATATGGCGTTGCTGAGTTTAATAAAGAAAGGAAAGTTATTTCCATTGAGGAAAAGCCATTAGAGCCTAAATCAAATTACGCTGTCACTGGACTCTACTTCTATGACAACGATGTTATTGAAATTGCAAAAAATGTTAAGCCGTCAAAAAGAGGAGAGCTTGAAATAACTTCTGTTAATCAAGCCTATCTTGAAAGAGGTGATTTAGAGATGGAGCTTCTAGGAAGAGGGATCGCATGGCTCGATACTGGAACACACTCTTCACTGCTTGAAGCCTCTAACTTCATTCAAACAATTGAGAAGAGGCAGGGACTAAAAATTGCCTGTCTTGAAGAAATTGCTTTTAAAAAGGGTTGGATAACTGCCGAAGCTGTTGAAAGTATGGCCCAGCAATTATCAAAGAGTGATTATGGTCAACACTTACTAAGAGTTTTAAAGGAGAGCAAATGA
- a CDS encoding glycosyltransferase family 39 protein: MNFSKINLRNNKPLIAWTLSLLLISIFIVKANYVARENDSRLYSRFTAQLNSKPLSQFLALEWRDYSWYAETETPYVRDHLTGQFILPVLLAKLGYSEKHSIYFVNSFYKALSLFFIFLIACKYFPRNISALMTILVQITPVSLNYQMRANHEPALLLLVLMAIYGVVKLNENKKYLLLILFSIQFCFLIKGIAFLPIIPVIFAIYFLTNRPIKISQCSTLVLISSSVLLTALVYELVFKKLTHVSFFEQYIKVQLLGRSFSEESSSIPLLGNIKAFGYYFSRLLSYSLPWSLVAIIIMVKNKFSLSITKRERNFYYSLLSAALIYVLTFSISSRTASRYIYPSYFLVSSVCIMFILNNFKEKLSAKETRFHIISAITFLILTSISIFKAIGNEALYPH; the protein is encoded by the coding sequence ATGAATTTTAGTAAAATAAATCTAAGAAATAACAAACCACTTATTGCGTGGACACTATCACTACTGCTCATTTCTATTTTCATTGTAAAAGCAAATTATGTTGCCAGAGAAAATGACTCTAGACTTTATAGTAGATTTACTGCACAACTCAACTCAAAACCACTTAGTCAATTCCTTGCCCTAGAATGGAGGGACTACTCTTGGTACGCTGAAACAGAAACCCCTTATGTAAGAGATCATCTAACAGGACAGTTCATCCTTCCCGTACTACTCGCAAAACTGGGATACTCTGAAAAACATTCGATCTACTTTGTAAATTCATTCTATAAAGCTCTATCACTATTTTTTATTTTTCTTATTGCCTGTAAATACTTTCCTCGAAATATTTCGGCACTGATGACCATTCTCGTCCAGATAACTCCAGTCTCCTTAAATTATCAAATGAGAGCAAATCACGAACCGGCCCTTCTACTCCTGGTTTTAATGGCAATATACGGAGTAGTAAAGCTCAACGAAAATAAGAAATACCTCTTACTTATTCTCTTTAGCATTCAATTTTGTTTTCTTATAAAAGGAATCGCTTTTCTTCCGATCATTCCTGTTATCTTTGCAATTTACTTTCTTACAAATAGACCGATTAAGATTTCACAATGTAGCACACTAGTACTCATAAGCTCTTCAGTTTTACTAACCGCCCTAGTCTATGAACTTGTCTTTAAAAAATTAACTCATGTAAGTTTCTTTGAGCAATATATAAAAGTTCAACTTCTCGGTAGATCATTTAGCGAAGAAAGTAGTTCCATCCCGCTACTTGGAAATATAAAAGCATTTGGATACTACTTTTCTAGACTGTTAAGCTACTCTCTTCCATGGTCACTAGTGGCCATTATTATAATGGTAAAGAATAAGTTCTCTCTTAGTATCACAAAACGAGAAAGAAACTTTTACTACTCGCTTCTTTCTGCTGCATTAATTTACGTTCTTACTTTTTCAATTTCTAGTAGAACAGCAAGTAGATATATTTATCCATCCTACTTTCTTGTCTCTTCAGTTTGTATCATGTTCATACTAAATAACTTCAAAGAAAAACTAAGTGCGAAAGAGACAAGATTTCATATTATTTCTGCCATAACTTTTCTCATACTAACGTCTATTAGTATTTTTAAAGCTATTGGCAATGAGGCCCTCTATCCTCATTAA
- a CDS encoding glycosyltransferase: MKIVFEHKGILPVKKYGGIERILFWHMKELAKRGHEVTLIGHPESQVEEYGIKLITCEGDPKEMLDSLKESDYDLIHLTYNYEPKSKIPTIINMQCNGQIGEKFSKNSVFVSKKHAENHGSSVFIHNALDFTEYPYEAKEKGFENFLFLAKGSWSVKNLKHCISVCKKSKKHLHIAGGRSLLPSRYIHSHGMVGGVEKLEIMRKCDAFLFPVRWHEPFGIAIIEAMAMGMPVFGSPYGSLPEIITQVSGTICHNKKELLEAVGTKTNNFDRDAIRKYVEENFSIQKLTDEYLKLYERILSGENLHESNPTWQLNQSPETLLEY, translated from the coding sequence ATGAAGATAGTTTTTGAACATAAGGGAATTCTTCCTGTTAAGAAGTATGGTGGTATTGAGAGAATTCTCTTTTGGCATATGAAAGAGCTGGCCAAGCGTGGTCATGAAGTTACGCTCATCGGGCATCCTGAATCACAAGTTGAAGAATATGGAATCAAACTCATCACCTGCGAGGGAGATCCAAAAGAGATGCTCGACTCACTAAAAGAAAGTGACTACGACCTCATTCACCTAACTTATAACTACGAACCAAAATCAAAAATTCCTACAATTATAAATATGCAATGCAATGGTCAAATTGGAGAGAAGTTCTCGAAGAACTCTGTCTTTGTCTCTAAGAAGCATGCAGAAAATCATGGATCAAGTGTATTTATCCACAATGCTCTAGACTTCACAGAATATCCTTACGAAGCAAAAGAAAAAGGATTTGAAAACTTTCTCTTTCTTGCCAAAGGGTCGTGGAGTGTAAAAAATCTCAAACACTGCATAAGTGTGTGCAAGAAATCAAAGAAGCACCTTCATATCGCCGGAGGTAGATCTCTCCTCCCTTCTAGATATATTCACTCCCACGGCATGGTCGGAGGAGTTGAAAAACTTGAAATCATGAGAAAGTGTGACGCTTTTCTTTTTCCCGTTAGATGGCATGAGCCATTTGGTATCGCTATCATCGAGGCCATGGCCATGGGAATGCCAGTCTTTGGGAGTCCGTATGGATCTCTCCCAGAGATCATTACGCAAGTGAGTGGAACAATTTGTCACAATAAGAAAGAACTACTAGAAGCGGTTGGAACTAAAACGAATAACTTTGATAGAGATGCCATTAGAAAGTATGTTGAAGAAAATTTCTCCATTCAAAAATTAACTGATGAGTACTTAAAGCTCTATGAAAGAATTTTGAGTGGCGAAAACCTACATGAGTCAAACCCGACTTGGCAATTGAATCAAAGTCCAGAAACATTACTAGAGTATTAG
- a CDS encoding glycosyltransferase family 2 protein produces the protein MVKLSAVIITLNEEHNIRRCLESLGGVVDEIIVVDSFSTDKTEEICKEFNVKWIQNKFLGHIEQKNFALKSATYDHILSLDADEALDDELREQITAIKNNFEADGYYFNRLTHYVDQWIYRCGWYPDSKLRLLDRTKGQWSGTNPHDIISMNEGANIKKLQGNLLHYSYDSITDHVNQTNKFTTIAAMAAYKNGKRSNNFKIMTRPLLKFFKDYFLKRGFLDGKYGFVICCINSLSALLKYSKLKDLQDGKRIN, from the coding sequence ATGGTTAAGTTATCAGCAGTTATCATCACATTAAACGAAGAGCATAATATCAGAAGGTGCCTTGAATCCCTCGGCGGTGTCGTCGATGAGATTATTGTCGTGGATTCGTTTTCAACGGATAAGACGGAAGAGATCTGCAAAGAGTTTAACGTAAAGTGGATTCAAAATAAGTTTCTTGGTCATATTGAACAAAAGAATTTTGCCTTAAAGAGTGCGACCTACGATCATATTCTCTCTCTTGATGCAGATGAAGCGCTGGACGACGAACTTAGAGAGCAAATAACGGCGATTAAGAATAATTTTGAAGCCGATGGTTATTACTTCAATAGACTTACCCACTATGTCGATCAATGGATTTACAGATGTGGTTGGTATCCTGATAGTAAGCTAAGACTTCTAGATAGAACCAAGGGACAGTGGAGCGGGACAAATCCTCACGATATTATTTCGATGAACGAAGGTGCAAATATCAAAAAGCTCCAAGGCAACCTTCTTCACTATAGCTACGATTCAATTACAGATCATGTGAATCAGACAAATAAATTTACAACAATTGCGGCCATGGCAGCTTATAAGAATGGAAAGAGGTCTAATAATTTTAAGATTATGACTCGTCCTCTTTTGAAGTTTTTTAAAGATTACTTTTTAAAGCGAGGTTTTCTCGACGGAAAGTACGGTTTTGTCATTTGCTGTATCAATTCTCTCTCCGCACTTCTTAAGTACTCTAAACTTAAAGATCTGCAGGATGGTAAGAGAATAAATTAA
- a CDS encoding nucleotidyl transferase AbiEii/AbiGii toxin family protein — protein sequence MNEIVTERLSEYNIRSAEEEQNAIKEITQEIILFALSKTSFFDRVHFCGGTALRIIHGLNRFSEDLDFTMSSNDSGFQFNDYMDEVLLTLKQYGLDMMVKKANDDNFVKSRELKEDSDKWMISFPENKRLKKIIIKLGIDTNPPAGSEEVKSYLDFPILHQINTGSMETLFSGKIHALLCRRYVKGRDWYDLLWYIKKKVDINYELLKNALFQSGPYQESSLVKVDRNFVVRELGQKIKTLDWKEVRSDVERFLKPEELDSLNLWSEDLFLSKIQKII from the coding sequence ATGAATGAAATAGTTACTGAAAGATTGAGTGAGTATAATATTAGATCTGCAGAAGAAGAGCAGAATGCGATTAAAGAAATTACTCAAGAGATTATACTTTTTGCACTTTCAAAAACGAGCTTTTTTGATAGGGTCCATTTCTGTGGGGGAACTGCACTTCGAATTATTCATGGGTTAAATCGCTTTTCAGAGGATCTTGATTTTACTATGAGTTCCAATGACTCTGGTTTTCAATTTAATGACTATATGGATGAGGTTCTACTTACTTTGAAGCAGTATGGGCTTGATATGATGGTTAAAAAGGCCAATGATGATAACTTTGTTAAGTCTAGAGAACTCAAGGAAGACTCTGATAAGTGGATGATATCTTTTCCGGAAAATAAGAGACTTAAGAAGATTATTATTAAGCTTGGGATAGACACAAATCCTCCGGCCGGATCAGAGGAGGTTAAGTCTTATCTTGATTTCCCAATCTTACATCAAATCAATACAGGCTCTATGGAAACATTATTTTCAGGGAAAATTCATGCACTCCTTTGCCGAAGATATGTAAAGGGAAGGGATTGGTATGACTTGCTTTGGTATATTAAAAAGAAGGTCGATATTAATTATGAGCTGTTGAAGAATGCTCTTTTCCAGTCAGGTCCTTATCAAGAGAGCAGTTTGGTGAAAGTTGATAGGAATTTTGTTGTAAGAGAGTTAGGTCAAAAAATTAAAACATTAGATTGGAAAGAAGTTAGAAGTGACGTTGAAAGATTCTTGAAGCCTGAAGAGCTTGATTCTCTCAACCTTTGGAGTGAGGACTTATTTTTGAGCAAAATTCAAAAAATTATTTAA
- a CDS encoding glycosyltransferase family 9 protein, with product MTYRTILVVKNRAMGDSIMGLSALQYIRELYPEAKIIYAIPSWITPLYKNVDIECDQVISCDLKNAKDWVALFKKMRALKPDVIFEMHLAGRTFKFFNTYSKLFRTPYFFHDHHSKKYHVPNGILDQGVIKPVIQRDLDGVYSCLSKKEEIPNFLNYTPIISAEKAKKKRLVLGVVATRATKMWPLDYYVELAKICSKSFPNLSIKIPLSKSEGDLEIKERLEELNINDYAEIVHIPLSQLPRFIGNSKLYVGNDTGLKHLAIATGVKSYTLFGPEPPNEWHPYDEKAHPYFYKDPLECRTRTAHYCGLSNCSSMICLNEFMPRDVFARIEKDLND from the coding sequence ATGACATATCGAACAATTCTCGTTGTGAAGAATAGGGCCATGGGGGATTCCATTATGGGTCTTTCAGCACTTCAATATATTAGAGAACTTTATCCAGAGGCAAAGATTATCTACGCGATTCCTTCGTGGATAACTCCGTTATATAAGAATGTCGATATTGAATGCGATCAAGTTATAAGCTGTGATTTAAAAAATGCTAAAGACTGGGTCGCTCTCTTTAAGAAAATGAGAGCTTTAAAACCCGATGTTATTTTTGAAATGCATCTGGCCGGAAGAACATTCAAATTTTTTAATACTTATTCAAAACTATTTAGAACTCCATACTTCTTTCACGACCATCACTCCAAAAAGTACCACGTACCTAATGGTATATTAGACCAAGGAGTCATTAAGCCAGTGATTCAAAGAGATTTGGACGGAGTTTATTCCTGCTTGAGTAAGAAAGAAGAAATTCCAAATTTCTTAAATTACACTCCAATCATAAGTGCCGAGAAGGCTAAGAAGAAAAGGCTGGTTCTCGGAGTAGTGGCAACAAGAGCAACAAAGATGTGGCCCTTGGATTACTATGTTGAACTTGCAAAAATTTGTTCAAAGAGTTTCCCAAACTTAAGTATAAAAATTCCTCTTTCAAAATCAGAGGGTGATCTTGAAATTAAAGAGAGACTCGAAGAATTAAATATTAATGACTACGCAGAAATTGTACATATCCCGCTCTCACAATTACCAAGGTTTATTGGAAACTCAAAACTCTATGTTGGAAATGATACTGGGCTTAAACATTTGGCAATTGCAACAGGCGTAAAATCTTATACTCTCTTTGGGCCAGAGCCTCCAAATGAGTGGCATCCATACGATGAAAAAGCGCACCCTTATTTTTATAAAGACCCACTTGAGTGCAGGACTCGTACGGCGCACTACTGCGGGCTTTCAAATTGCTCGAGTATGATTTGCCTAAATGAGTTTATGCCAAGAGATGTATTTGCAAGAATTGAAAAGGATTTAAATGACTAA
- a CDS encoding Fic family protein translates to MSIFVLEDFYFGSSTLRRKLSSEGKIRKIYTGLYTSVMNDQLLKEKMRYSWPIIVSNCFKSSVVSYRTAIEFKPSPEGYIFLVSKNTKLIEIGGIKFKHIRGVVESSGNRNSLMGANIACKERAFLELLITSRSMPEDDRYLDQKNIEEKLEELLKQTGENGLNEFRDKAKEISVELNLSQSFKKLDKIIGSLLGSNTTDLKSPKAISRAKGLPIDTDRIALFMNLASHMETLTYPKISHQFTSIEHIENKSFFESYFSNYIEGTEFLIEEAEEIIFDKKEIENRVQDSHDILGTFEVCSDMNFMKSSPDNSSDFINDLQTVNRRILSTRDDKSPGDFKVKPNKAGNTYFVAPDYVEGTLRRAFEIYQTILEPISRAVFLSFIVSEIHPFNDGNGRTSRIILNRELLSNNYPSLIIPTVYREDYIGALRTLSRKGRTSPICNMFLRALHFSNLDFSNYQEIKKELQNKNWFIEPQEGKIIT, encoded by the coding sequence ATGTCTATTTTTGTGTTGGAAGATTTTTACTTTGGTTCGTCTACTCTTAGAAGAAAGTTATCCTCAGAAGGTAAAATTCGAAAGATATACACAGGCCTCTACACTAGTGTTATGAACGATCAATTACTCAAAGAAAAAATGAGATATTCTTGGCCCATTATAGTTTCAAATTGTTTTAAATCATCCGTGGTCAGTTACAGAACAGCTATAGAGTTTAAACCTTCTCCAGAAGGTTACATTTTCTTAGTTTCAAAGAATACAAAATTAATAGAAATTGGTGGCATAAAATTCAAACATATTCGTGGTGTTGTCGAATCTTCAGGTAATAGAAATTCTTTAATGGGAGCAAATATTGCGTGTAAAGAAAGAGCTTTTTTGGAGCTACTTATTACTTCGAGATCAATGCCAGAAGATGATCGCTATCTTGATCAAAAAAATATAGAAGAAAAACTCGAAGAACTATTAAAGCAAACAGGTGAAAATGGATTGAATGAATTTAGGGATAAGGCAAAGGAAATTTCAGTAGAGCTAAACCTTTCTCAATCTTTTAAAAAGCTTGATAAAATCATAGGTTCTCTACTTGGCTCAAATACTACAGACCTCAAAAGTCCGAAAGCAATAAGTAGAGCAAAAGGTCTTCCAATAGACACTGATAGAATCGCTCTTTTTATGAATTTAGCCTCGCACATGGAGACATTGACCTATCCTAAAATATCTCATCAATTTACGAGTATTGAACACATCGAAAATAAATCTTTCTTTGAGAGCTACTTTTCAAATTATATAGAAGGTACAGAGTTTTTAATTGAGGAGGCTGAGGAAATTATTTTTGATAAGAAAGAGATCGAAAACAGAGTCCAAGACTCACACGATATCCTTGGTACTTTTGAAGTTTGCTCTGATATGAACTTCATGAAATCCTCTCCTGACAATTCTAGTGACTTTATAAATGATCTACAGACGGTTAATAGAAGAATATTGTCTACGAGGGATGATAAGAGCCCTGGAGATTTTAAAGTAAAGCCAAACAAAGCAGGGAATACATATTTTGTTGCGCCTGATTACGTTGAGGGTACGCTCAGACGGGCCTTTGAAATATATCAAACAATATTAGAGCCAATTTCAAGAGCTGTATTTCTCAGTTTCATTGTTAGTGAAATTCATCCATTCAACGACGGTAATGGGAGGACTTCTCGCATAATTCTAAATAGAGAGCTTCTTTCAAATAACTATCCTTCCTTAATTATACCTACCGTCTACAGGGAGGATTATATTGGCGCACTTAGAACTTTATCTCGAAAAGGAAGAACTTCACCTATTTGCAATATGTTTCTTAGAGCTCTTCATTTTTCAAATCTCGATTTTAGCAATTATCAAGAAATTAAAAAAGAGCTTCAAAATAAGAATTGGTTTATTGAACCACAGGAAGGAAAAATAATCACTTAA
- a CDS encoding transposase, with the protein MPRKKIIRTHLFPYHVTIRTNNKEWFKIPLPEVWKITQIALDKCCQKVPVDVHAFVLMNNHYHMILSTPSSDLDLFMRHFNRMISDMISRRTGVINRKFGGPYRWTIIDNRKYAFNVFRYVYRNPVRAGLCKRVEDYPFSSLNDDRDFSYTTFLDEQRESLINFFNKNAREERVEDIRNALRKTYFKPALDKNTLRPKKILEY; encoded by the coding sequence ATGCCTCGTAAGAAGATCATCCGAACACATCTTTTTCCCTACCATGTAACCATCCGAACGAATAATAAGGAGTGGTTCAAAATTCCTTTACCTGAAGTTTGGAAGATTACTCAAATTGCACTTGATAAGTGCTGTCAAAAAGTCCCAGTAGATGTTCATGCTTTTGTTCTAATGAATAATCATTACCACATGATTTTATCTACTCCTAGTTCGGACCTTGATCTTTTTATGAGGCACTTCAATCGAATGATTTCAGATATGATCAGTCGCCGAACTGGAGTTATCAACAGAAAGTTTGGTGGTCCATATAGATGGACAATTATTGATAATAGAAAATACGCTTTCAATGTTTTCCGCTACGTTTATAGAAATCCTGTGAGAGCAGGGCTTTGCAAGAGGGTGGAAGACTATCCCTTTAGCTCTTTGAATGACGATAGAGATTTTTCTTATACGACTTTTCTTGATGAGCAGCGAGAGAGTCTGATCAATTTCTTTAATAAGAATGCAAGAGAAGAAAGAGTTGAAGATATACGCAATGCTCTTCGAAAGACTTATTTTAAGCCGGCCTTGGACAAAAATACGTTAAGACCCAAGAAGATTTTAGAATATTAA